A window from Salvia miltiorrhiza cultivar Shanhuang (shh) chromosome 2, IMPLAD_Smil_shh, whole genome shotgun sequence encodes these proteins:
- the LOC131009732 gene encoding uncharacterized protein LOC131009732 has protein sequence MVPTSPNGHTTPLLPKEAEPPHSAPVFRRTRRRTPSFSSSSPSSSFDSSFRSSSFSFNDEFPPFSPISTPLIKFKGVPFSWEQIPGIPKQHCSKKDSSGHLLPLPPAGATTASAAKKQEEISPKKSNRFQRDDPFFAALVECSKDGGDGGSDDDHCLNSGNIEKGSSKITRSLSDRFGLINMYTSCKRTCAVSESIVNLPRQTSHYLLDRRSR, from the coding sequence ATGGTGCCTACCTCTCCAAACGGCCACACCACCCCACTCCTCCCAAAGGAGGCGGAGCCACCACATTCCGCCCCTGTATTCCGGCGGACAAGGCGGCGGACGCCCTCGTTCTCCTCGTCATCGCCTTCGAGCTCCTTCGACTCATCCTTTCGATCATCTTCATTCTCATTCAACGATGAATTCCCTCCATTTAGCCCAATTAGCACTCCTCTCATCAAATTCAAAGGTGTCCCATTTTCTTGGGAGCAAATTCCCGGAATCCCTAAACAACATTGCTCAAAGAAGGACTCCTCCGGCCACCTCCTCCCTCTCCCGCCGGCCGGGGCCACCACTGCCTCCGCCGCCAAGAAGCAAGAGGAAATTTCTCCCAAGAAAAGCAATAGGTTCCAAAGGGACGATCCATTCTTTGCAGCCCTTGTTGAATGCTCCAAagacggcggcgacggcggcagCGACGACGATCATTGCTTGAATTCCGGCAACATTGAGAAGGGCAGCTCCAAAATCACAAGATCTTTGAGTGATCGTTTTGGATTGATAAACATGTACACTTCTTGCAAGAGAACATGTGCCGTTTCCGAATCAATCGTCAATCTTCCAAGACAAACCTCCCATTACCTTCTCGATCGTCGATCCAGGTAA